In Helianthus annuus cultivar XRQ/B chromosome 8, HanXRQr2.0-SUNRISE, whole genome shotgun sequence, a single genomic region encodes these proteins:
- the LOC110872696 gene encoding probable apyrase 7: MVFSGIKEAFSSIASRFSSPKLFSSPYASSELPPLSGSTRGFGFSGSKYKNSLRLSSSLQDFSKYNQLDPEEGNLNPQLSRENGGSTFAKDRSPPRATVKRKWVRPATVLLCVLLLTCIVYGFLHLYSNWSQQSTRFFVVLDCGSTGTRVFVYQASVNHRKDGNLPILLKSLPEDPTIRPSSQSGRAYNRKETEPGFDKLVRNVTGLTQAINPLLGWAEKQIPKHAHKTTSLFLYATAGVRRLPTADSDWILNNAWSIMKKSSFVCKREWVKIISGTEEAYYGWIALNYHTRMLGANPKKQTYGALDLGGSSLQVTFESHDRANNETSLDLNIGPVNHHLSGYSLAGYGLNDAFDKSVVYLLKTSRDVTKTDITEGKAVVKHPCLQTGYNENYVCPMCQSVFQDVKSPKRGIPVRLTGAPNWDECSKLARISVNSSEWSDKSKPIDCGLNPCALQDNLPRPRGQFYAMSGFFVVYRFFNLSGDAPLDEVLRKGREFCEKTWDVAKVSVPAQPFIEQYCFRAPYVVLLLREGLHIKDSQVNIGSGGITWTTGVALLEGGKVISSKVGGYSYKLFQIEIHPFILSAILVVSLGLLVCALARVGRCFPRVFRRHRIASGTPSPFSRSWSPIISGEGRMKMPLSPVARTQKRPFGSDVQIAESAMYASSSSGGSSITHSISSSNLGQMQFDSAFYPAPHRSQMRLQSRRSQSREDLISSLSDPTHI, encoded by the exons ATGGTGTTTAGCGGAATCAAGGAAGCTTTTTCCTCTATCGCAAGTCGTTTTTCATCTCCAAAATTGTTTTCCAGTCCATACGCGTCATCTGAACTGCCACCACTGAGTGGTTCAACTCGAGGTTTCGGTTTTTCTGGCTCTAAATACAAGAACAGTTTAAGACTCTCGTCATCACTCCAAGATTTTTCAAAGTATAATCAGCTTGATCCGGAAGAAGGAAATCTTAATCCTCAGTTATCAAGAGAAAATGGCGGTTCGACTTTCGCAAAGGATCGATCACCACCACGTGCTACTGTAAAACGAAAGTGGGTTCGACCAGCAACGGTTCTCCTCTGCGTGCTGTTGCTTACTTGTATTGTCTATGGATTCCTGCATTTATACTCCAATTGGTCTCAACAATCGACCCGATTCTTCGTTGTACTCGATTGCGGTAGCACTGGAACACGGGTTTTTGTATATCAAGCATCCGTTAACCACCGAAAAGACGGGAATCTTCCGATTTTATTGAAATCACTACCTGAAGATCCAACAATTAGACCTAGTTCGCAAAGCGGGCGGGCTTATAACCGTAAGGAGACCGAGCCCGGGTTCGACAAGCTGGTACGTAATGTAACCGGCTTGACCCAAGCCATAAACCCGCTCCTCGGCTGGGCTGAAAAACAAATCCCTAAACACGCACATAAGACCACCTCGTTGTTTCTTTACGCGACAGCTGGCGTCCGACGGTTACCTACTGCTGACTCAGACTGGATATTAAACAACGCGTGGTCGATTATGAAAAAGTCATCGTTTGTGTGTAAACGAGAGTGGGTTAAGATTATTAGTGGCACCGAGGAAGCTTATTATGGATGGATTGCTTTAAATTATCATACGCGTATGCTCGGGGCTAACCCGAAAAAACAAACATATGGCGCGCTTGATCTCGGTGGTTCATCGTTACAGGTCACATTTGAGAGCCATGATCGTGCCAACAATGAGACTAGCTTGGACCTAAACATCGGACCCGTTAACCATCATCTAAGCGGCTATTCTCTCGCAGGTTATGGTCTTAACGACGCTTTCGATAAATCAGtcgtttatttattaaaaacaagtcGTGACGTTACTAAAACCGATATAACCGAAGGAAAAGCTGTCGTAAAACATCCATGTTTACAGACGGGTTACAACGAGAACTATGTCTGCCCCATGTGTCAGTCTGTTTTTCAAGACGTTAAAAGCCCGAAACGTGGGATTCCGGTTCGGTTAACCGGTGCACCGAACTGGGACGAATGCAGTAAACTAGCAAGAATCAGTGTCAACTCATCAGAATGGTCAGATAAAAGTAAACCAATCGATTGTGGTTTAAACCCGTGTGCTCTTCAAGACAACTTACCTCGTCCACGTGGACAGTTTTACGCCATGTCAGGCTTTTTTGTCGTTTACCGGTTTTTCAACTTGAGTGGTGATGCGCCACTTGACGAGGTTTTACGAAAGGGTCGGGAATTTTGTGAAAAAACATGGGATGTGGCCAAGGTTAGTGTGCCAGCTCAGCCTTTTATAGAACAGTATTGTTTTAGAGCACCATATGTTGTGTTGTTGTTGAGAGAAGGGTTGCATATAAAAGACAGTCAAGTGAACATTGGTTCTGGAGGGATTACGTGGACAACCGGGGTTGCGTTGTTGGAGGGTGGGAAAGTAATTTCATCCAAAGTGGGGGGTTATAGTTATAAATTGTTTCAGATTGAGATACACCCTTTTATTCTTTCTGCCATTTTGGTAGTTTCTTTGGGCTTATTAGTGTGTGCGTTAGCGCGTGTTGGTAGGTGTTTCCCACGCGTGTTTCGTAGGCACAGAATTGCTTCAGGGACGCCAAGTCCTTTTAGTCGAAGCTGGAGTCCTATCATTTCAG GGGAGGGAAGAATGAAGATGCCACTGAGTCCGGTGGCACGTACACAAAAGAGGCCATTTGGCAGTGATGTACAGATTGCTGAGTCAGCAATGTATGCATCGTCTAGCAGTGGCGGTAGCAGCATCACGCATAGCATTTCATCAAGTAACCTGGGACAGATGCAATTCGACAGTGCGTTCTACCCTGCTCCTCACAGAAGTCAGATGCGACTGCAAAGCAGGCGATCGCAATCTAGAGAAGACCTcatttcttcactttctgacCCGACCCATATTTGA